In a single window of the Panthera leo isolate Ple1 chromosome A1, P.leo_Ple1_pat1.1, whole genome shotgun sequence genome:
- the FABP6 gene encoding gastrotropin isoform X3 codes for MPPYQKSQLSSRMAFSGKYEIESEKNYDEFMKRLGLPSDVIEKGRNFKIVTEVQQDGQNFIWSQHYPSGHSMTNKFTIGKECDMETVGGKKFKATVQMEGGKIVADFPNYHQTSEIVGDKLVEISTIGGVTYERVSKRLA; via the exons CTCTCCAGCAGAATGGCCTTCAGCGGCAAGTACGAGATCGAGAGTGAGAAGAATTATGACGAGTTCATGAAGCGTCTTG GGCTCCCCAGCGATGTTATCGAAAAGGGCCGAAACTTCAAGATTGTCACGGAGGTGCAGCAGGACGGGCAGAATTTCATCTGGTCCCAGCACTACCCGAGCGGCCACTCCATGACCAACAAGTTCACCATCGGCAAAGAATGTGACATGGAGACTGTGGGGGGCAAGAAGTTCAAG GCCACCGTGCAGATGGAGGGTGGGAAGATAGTGGCAGACTTCCCTAACTATCACCAGACCTCGGAGATCGTGGGTGACAAGCTGGTGGAG ATCTCCACCATCGGAGGTGTAACCTACGAGCGTGTGAGCAAGAGACTGGCCTGA
- the FABP6 gene encoding gastrotropin isoform X2 produces MLSSRMAFSGKYEIESEKNYDEFMKRLGLPSDVIEKGRNFKIVTEVQQDGQNFIWSQHYPSGHSMTNKFTIGKECDMETVGGKKFKATVQMEGGKIVADFPNYHQTSEIVGDKLVEVSVLLVPGIMMRTLFCLQPWTLRAGPLGPGSVSTSRVPGSVLSTRCRSSGFIFRATC; encoded by the exons CTCTCCAGCAGAATGGCCTTCAGCGGCAAGTACGAGATCGAGAGTGAGAAGAATTATGACGAGTTCATGAAGCGTCTTG GGCTCCCCAGCGATGTTATCGAAAAGGGCCGAAACTTCAAGATTGTCACGGAGGTGCAGCAGGACGGGCAGAATTTCATCTGGTCCCAGCACTACCCGAGCGGCCACTCCATGACCAACAAGTTCACCATCGGCAAAGAATGTGACATGGAGACTGTGGGGGGCAAGAAGTTCAAG GCCACCGTGCAGATGGAGGGTGGGAAGATAGTGGCAGACTTCCCTAACTATCACCAGACCTCGGAGATCGTGGGTGACAAGCTGGTGGAGGTGAGTGTCCTGCTCGTTCCTGGGATAATGATGAGAACACTCTTCTGCCTCCAGCCATGGACCCTGAGAGCCGGGCCTCTGGGTCCTGGCTCTGTGAGCACATcccgtgtgccaggctctgtgctgagcacccGGTGTAGGTCATCTGGTTTCATCTTCAGAGCAACCTGTTAG
- the FABP6 gene encoding gastrotropin isoform X1, whose amino-acid sequence MPPYQKSQLSSRMAFSGKYEIESEKNYDEFMKRLGLPSDVIEKGRNFKIVTEVQQDGQNFIWSQHYPSGHSMTNKFTIGKECDMETVGGKKFKATVQMEGGKIVADFPNYHQTSEIVGDKLVEVSVLLVPGIMMRTLFCLQPWTLRAGPLGPGSVSTSRVPGSVLSTRCRSSGFIFRATC is encoded by the exons CTCTCCAGCAGAATGGCCTTCAGCGGCAAGTACGAGATCGAGAGTGAGAAGAATTATGACGAGTTCATGAAGCGTCTTG GGCTCCCCAGCGATGTTATCGAAAAGGGCCGAAACTTCAAGATTGTCACGGAGGTGCAGCAGGACGGGCAGAATTTCATCTGGTCCCAGCACTACCCGAGCGGCCACTCCATGACCAACAAGTTCACCATCGGCAAAGAATGTGACATGGAGACTGTGGGGGGCAAGAAGTTCAAG GCCACCGTGCAGATGGAGGGTGGGAAGATAGTGGCAGACTTCCCTAACTATCACCAGACCTCGGAGATCGTGGGTGACAAGCTGGTGGAGGTGAGTGTCCTGCTCGTTCCTGGGATAATGATGAGAACACTCTTCTGCCTCCAGCCATGGACCCTGAGAGCCGGGCCTCTGGGTCCTGGCTCTGTGAGCACATcccgtgtgccaggctctgtgctgagcacccGGTGTAGGTCATCTGGTTTCATCTTCAGAGCAACCTGTTAG